The Hemibagrus wyckioides isolate EC202008001 linkage group LG12, SWU_Hwy_1.0, whole genome shotgun sequence genome includes a window with the following:
- the LOC131362981 gene encoding myosin-2 heavy chain-like isoform X1 produces the protein MLPKPWFFLLFSGMITCGEGTNHFRGQNKEVMDFQIAKKNQDLTTAEEMRTQTKLVMQPYANWEEYLTPAPLSVAILGELVFISSKTDFSINKNPPKDGYKFIRYPESFRACLMQVCNSGWWAFNVAHKNMDQIRLHTMAVPDYMKMAVKILFQGNDEVVEAHLPDQLENIRVIADDCLELASSTEKHFEDVINIIQELLEACVNAEHFYGEELDAIKKKLDETKLRKQSSEEAAKRSEKAMKDMEKQLSEAHETYKSAMDSLPSGWDMIGMDLVEGITEGITTLIHGITSIGSEVLTQKSSKGTQLKGQESEADSLDEIDIYSKSAEILRCTEELQEFVKDKTINWKDLYDQKHKITKTKFQADQFKRIRESLNKSPNCKAKEEALNLCNKGIEICEEIAKYAPEEKCDEAKTNELIEMIRKLNESARSFDSKSKAVTNSPALTPKPPMMYKEESKSGKASERASENARFRIEQSRAQLDKTREIYEKSVENMEKNQKELTEILITMRSCEVKEIDFNTTIQMLGKGMDAMGRVKEQWEKMVRFFQMVSNIVKIQLTKTLKDFVCTSEKTQKLSYNAKLFSKDLLYNQAFQASNIASLVNMISTTYTEVSTKHLMDRVSSLGKLMAMDKEKPEFQSEVEQLRNSCDGAQRAILALVLKNKKEFEEKSRARLEKIDKELLAILPAASPEEMKSIETAVQSGFTEEEDAAYA, from the coding sequence AGATGAGAACCCAAACCAAGCTTGTGATGCAACCGTATGCTAACTGGGAGGAGTATCTGACTCCTGCTCCACTCTCTGTAGCCATCCTGGGAGAGCTGGTCTTCATCTCCTCCAAAACTGATTTCTCCATCAACAAGAACCCACCTAAAGATGGCTACAAGTTCATCAGATACCCAGAGTCATTTCGTGCCTGCCTCATGCAGGTGTGTAACTCAGGCTGGTGGGCTTTCAATGTGGCCCATAAGAACATGGATCAGATTAGACTCCACACCATGGCAGTTCCAGATTACATGAAGATGGCTGTGAAGATCCTGTTCCAAGGCAATGATGAGGTTGTTGAAGCCCACCTCCCTGACCAGCTGGAGAACATCCGTGTCATTGCAGATGACTGTCTTGAGCTGGCCAGttcaacagaaaaacattttgaagATGTCATCAACATTATCCAAGAACTGCTGGAAGCATGTGTAAATGCTGAGCACTTTTATGGAGAGGAGCTGGATGCTATCAAGAAGAAACTGGATGAGACCAAGCTGAGGAAACAGTCATCAGAAGAAGCTGCTAAACGCTCAGAGAAAGCAATGAAGGATATGGAAAAGCAACTGAGCGAAGCACATGAAACATACAAGAGTGCAATGGATTCATTACCCAGTGGATGGGACATGATAGGGATGGATTTGGTTGAAGGCATAACTGAAGGCATCACAACTCTGATTCATGGAATAACATCCATAGGATCTGAAGTATTGACACAGAAGTCTTCTAAAGGAACTCAGTTAAAAGGTCAAGAATCTGAAGCTGATTCATTAGATGAAATTGATATTTATAGTAAATCTGCAGAAATCCTGAGATGCACAGAGGAACTTCAAGAGTTTGTGAAGGACAAGACAATCAACTGGAAAGATCTGTATgatcaaaaacacaaaattacaaaaacaaaattccAGGCAGATCAGTTCAAACGAATCAGGGAGAGTTTAAATAAAAGCCCAAATTGTAAAGCAAAAGAGGAAGCTCTAAACCTATGTAACAAAGGCATTGAGATCTGTGAAGAAATAGCAAAGTATGCACCAGAGGAGAAATGTGATGAAGCCAAAACAAATGAGTTGATTGAAATGATCAGAAAACTGAATGAATCAGCTCGcagttttgacagcaaaagtaAAGCTGTTACAAATTCTCCTGCTCTGACTCCCAAACCACCAATGATGTACAAAGAAGAAAGTAAATCTGGGAAAGCTTCAGAAAGGGCATCAGAGAATGCCAGGTTCCGCATAGAGCAGAGCCGTGCTCAACTGGACAAGACCAGAGAGATCTATGAGAAGAGTGTAGAGAACATGGAGAAGAACCAAAAGGAGCTGACTGAAATCCTGATCACCATGAGGAGCTGTGAGGTCAAAGAGATAGATTTTAACACCACTATACAAATGCTGGGTAAAGGTATGGATGCCATGGGGAGAGTGAAGGAGCAGTGGGAGAAGATGGTGCGCTTCTTTCAGATGGTGTCCAACATTGTGAAAATCCAGCTGACCAAAACCCTTAAAGATTTTGTTTGCACATCTGAGAAGACACAGAAACTTTCCTACAATGCAAAGCTCTTCTCCAAAGATCTGCTCTACAATCAAGCCTTTCAAGCCTCTAACATCGCCAGCCTTGTCAACATGATCTCTACAACCTACACTGAGGTGTCCACCAAGCACCTCATGGATCGTGTCAGCTCTCTGGGAAAACTGATGGCCATGGACAAGGAAAAGCCAGAGTTTCAGTCAGAGGTGGAGCAGTTACGGAACTCCTGTGATGGGGCTCAGAGAGCCATCTTAGCTCTTGTCCTCAAGAACAAGAAGGAGTTTGAAGAGAAGAGTCGTGCAAGACTGGAGAAGATCGATAAAGAGTTGCTCGCCATTCTCCCTGCTGCTTCtccagaagagatgaagagcaTTGAAACAGCTGTTCAAAGTGGATTTACAGAGGAAGAGGATGCAGCCTATGCCTGa
- the LOC131362981 gene encoding myosin-2 heavy chain-like isoform X2, with protein sequence MDFQIAKKNQDLTTAEEMRTQTKLVMQPYANWEEYLTPAPLSVAILGELVFISSKTDFSINKNPPKDGYKFIRYPESFRACLMQVCNSGWWAFNVAHKNMDQIRLHTMAVPDYMKMAVKILFQGNDEVVEAHLPDQLENIRVIADDCLELASSTEKHFEDVINIIQELLEACVNAEHFYGEELDAIKKKLDETKLRKQSSEEAAKRSEKAMKDMEKQLSEAHETYKSAMDSLPSGWDMIGMDLVEGITEGITTLIHGITSIGSEVLTQKSSKGTQLKGQESEADSLDEIDIYSKSAEILRCTEELQEFVKDKTINWKDLYDQKHKITKTKFQADQFKRIRESLNKSPNCKAKEEALNLCNKGIEICEEIAKYAPEEKCDEAKTNELIEMIRKLNESARSFDSKSKAVTNSPALTPKPPMMYKEESKSGKASERASENARFRIEQSRAQLDKTREIYEKSVENMEKNQKELTEILITMRSCEVKEIDFNTTIQMLGKGMDAMGRVKEQWEKMVRFFQMVSNIVKIQLTKTLKDFVCTSEKTQKLSYNAKLFSKDLLYNQAFQASNIASLVNMISTTYTEVSTKHLMDRVSSLGKLMAMDKEKPEFQSEVEQLRNSCDGAQRAILALVLKNKKEFEEKSRARLEKIDKELLAILPAASPEEMKSIETAVQSGFTEEEDAAYA encoded by the coding sequence AGATGAGAACCCAAACCAAGCTTGTGATGCAACCGTATGCTAACTGGGAGGAGTATCTGACTCCTGCTCCACTCTCTGTAGCCATCCTGGGAGAGCTGGTCTTCATCTCCTCCAAAACTGATTTCTCCATCAACAAGAACCCACCTAAAGATGGCTACAAGTTCATCAGATACCCAGAGTCATTTCGTGCCTGCCTCATGCAGGTGTGTAACTCAGGCTGGTGGGCTTTCAATGTGGCCCATAAGAACATGGATCAGATTAGACTCCACACCATGGCAGTTCCAGATTACATGAAGATGGCTGTGAAGATCCTGTTCCAAGGCAATGATGAGGTTGTTGAAGCCCACCTCCCTGACCAGCTGGAGAACATCCGTGTCATTGCAGATGACTGTCTTGAGCTGGCCAGttcaacagaaaaacattttgaagATGTCATCAACATTATCCAAGAACTGCTGGAAGCATGTGTAAATGCTGAGCACTTTTATGGAGAGGAGCTGGATGCTATCAAGAAGAAACTGGATGAGACCAAGCTGAGGAAACAGTCATCAGAAGAAGCTGCTAAACGCTCAGAGAAAGCAATGAAGGATATGGAAAAGCAACTGAGCGAAGCACATGAAACATACAAGAGTGCAATGGATTCATTACCCAGTGGATGGGACATGATAGGGATGGATTTGGTTGAAGGCATAACTGAAGGCATCACAACTCTGATTCATGGAATAACATCCATAGGATCTGAAGTATTGACACAGAAGTCTTCTAAAGGAACTCAGTTAAAAGGTCAAGAATCTGAAGCTGATTCATTAGATGAAATTGATATTTATAGTAAATCTGCAGAAATCCTGAGATGCACAGAGGAACTTCAAGAGTTTGTGAAGGACAAGACAATCAACTGGAAAGATCTGTATgatcaaaaacacaaaattacaaaaacaaaattccAGGCAGATCAGTTCAAACGAATCAGGGAGAGTTTAAATAAAAGCCCAAATTGTAAAGCAAAAGAGGAAGCTCTAAACCTATGTAACAAAGGCATTGAGATCTGTGAAGAAATAGCAAAGTATGCACCAGAGGAGAAATGTGATGAAGCCAAAACAAATGAGTTGATTGAAATGATCAGAAAACTGAATGAATCAGCTCGcagttttgacagcaaaagtaAAGCTGTTACAAATTCTCCTGCTCTGACTCCCAAACCACCAATGATGTACAAAGAAGAAAGTAAATCTGGGAAAGCTTCAGAAAGGGCATCAGAGAATGCCAGGTTCCGCATAGAGCAGAGCCGTGCTCAACTGGACAAGACCAGAGAGATCTATGAGAAGAGTGTAGAGAACATGGAGAAGAACCAAAAGGAGCTGACTGAAATCCTGATCACCATGAGGAGCTGTGAGGTCAAAGAGATAGATTTTAACACCACTATACAAATGCTGGGTAAAGGTATGGATGCCATGGGGAGAGTGAAGGAGCAGTGGGAGAAGATGGTGCGCTTCTTTCAGATGGTGTCCAACATTGTGAAAATCCAGCTGACCAAAACCCTTAAAGATTTTGTTTGCACATCTGAGAAGACACAGAAACTTTCCTACAATGCAAAGCTCTTCTCCAAAGATCTGCTCTACAATCAAGCCTTTCAAGCCTCTAACATCGCCAGCCTTGTCAACATGATCTCTACAACCTACACTGAGGTGTCCACCAAGCACCTCATGGATCGTGTCAGCTCTCTGGGAAAACTGATGGCCATGGACAAGGAAAAGCCAGAGTTTCAGTCAGAGGTGGAGCAGTTACGGAACTCCTGTGATGGGGCTCAGAGAGCCATCTTAGCTCTTGTCCTCAAGAACAAGAAGGAGTTTGAAGAGAAGAGTCGTGCAAGACTGGAGAAGATCGATAAAGAGTTGCTCGCCATTCTCCCTGCTGCTTCtccagaagagatgaagagcaTTGAAACAGCTGTTCAAAGTGGATTTACAGAGGAAGAGGATGCAGCCTATGCCTGa